In a genomic window of Glycine max cultivar Williams 82 chromosome 13, Glycine_max_v4.0, whole genome shotgun sequence:
- the LOC100809368 gene encoding uncharacterized protein isoform X1, with the protein MWNFASNCIAGTVGLKNDSKPTHSASECSDDENSVIGREEGLECPICWESFNIVENVPYVLWCGHTLCKNCILGLQWAVVKFPTLPVQLPLFISCPWCNLLSFRLVYRGNLKFPRKNYFLLWMVESMNGDRGKSHSPFCGDNQQHSIKDNLTMGSQVSHGNLRRGLVRHPETSSSNQYHGNTGNHLNTERFHVYLRKSLIFFVQLTAKFPLVIIFLLIVLYAIPASAAILALYVLVTILFALPSFLILYFSYPSLDWLVREIIT; encoded by the coding sequence ATGTGGAACTTTGCATCGAATTGCATTGCTGGAACTGTGGGACTGAAAAATGATTCAAAGCCTACTCATTCTGCTTCGGAATGTTCTGATGATGAAAACTCTGTTATAGGCAGAGAGGAAGGGCTGGAATGCCCAATATGCTGGGAATCTTTCAATATTGTTGAAAATGTGCCCTATGTTTTATGGTGTGGCCACACCCTTTGTAAAAATTGTATCCTCGGACTGCAGTGGGCTGTTGTGAAATTTCCAACACTGCCTGTTCAACTTCCCCTTTTTATCTCCTGTCCATGGTGCAACCTTCTGTCTTTCCGTTTAGTTTACCGGGGAAACCTTAAATTCCCTCGCAAAAACTACTTTCTTCTTTGGATGGTTGAGAGCATGAATGGTGATAGAGGGAAATCGCATTCACCTTTCTGTGGTGATAATCAGCAACACTcaattaaagataatttaacCATGGGAAGCCAAGTAAGCCATGGAAACCTTCGGAGGGGGCTAGTTCGCCATCCAGAGACATCGAGTTCCAACCAATATCATGGTAATACTGGTAATCACCTCAATACAGAAAGATTTCATGTTTATCTTCGGAAGTCACTGATCTTCTTTGTCCAGTTGACGGCTAAGTTCCCATTGGTCATTATATTCCTTTTAATTGTCTTATATGCAATACCAGCAAGTGCAGCCATTTTGGCCCTGTATGTACTTGTTACAATTCTGTTTGCCCTCCCATCATTTCTCATTTTGTACTTCTCATATCCTAGTTTGGATTGGCTTGTGAGGGAAATTATCACTTAA
- the LOC100811507 gene encoding uncharacterized protein, whose product MVVTKQGLFHQKMVAPIAVSSPKSTLLQNPIYFGDLSSSFVGGSLKCLCFNLKPRPQRRELTNLVVASATPSVTNSNASGRFYFNFTGFPFPLGPFLNRRSIRTEAVKGCIWLFEQEQALGFSSVSTNIRMTVIKLKSGGLWIHAPIAPTDECIQLIKELGAPVEYIVLPTFAYEHKVFVGPFSRKFPRAQVWVAPRQWSWPLNLPLEFFGIFRAKTLKDENLSVPWAGEIEQKILSSPEVGIGPYVEVAFYHKPSKTLLVTDAVIFVPRQPPECISKESLLASAKNGLAVKLLSKGKKVPDEPVVDDKRNRQKGWKRMVLQILFLGPSNLLEPNASFDQMSQKLIVSPIVKTLVFSKVPEKVREWVDSILRDWRFKRIIPAHFAAPINASRSDFRAAFAFLDEFLGESNAAWPSLSLLFSSIMGKAASYFPPDDMRTLSSLDQFLVSVGAVKKTVSGRKR is encoded by the exons ATGGTGGTGACAAAGCAAGGTTTGTTTCATCAAAAGATGGTGGCACCCATTGCTGTTTCTTCTCCAAAGTCCACACTTTTGCAGAACCCCATCTATTTTGGTGACCTAAGTTCAAGTTTTGTTGGAGGGTCCTTGAAGTGTCTTTGCTTCAATCTAAAACCGAGGCCACAAAGAAGAGAATTGACCAACTTGGTTGTAGCTTCAGCCACCCCAAGTGTTACAAACAGCAATGCTAGTGGCAGGTTTTACTTCAACTTCACTGGTTTTCCTTTCCCACTTGGTCCTTTTCTCAACAGGCGCTCTATTAGGACTGAG GCTGTGAAGGGTTGTATATGGCTGTTCGAACAAGAGCAGGCATTAGGATTCAGCAGTGTTTCCACAAACATCAGAATGACAGTTATCAAACTAAAATCTGGGGGCTTATGGATCCATGCACCCATAGCTCCAACTGATGAGTGTATTCAG CTTATTAAGGAATTGGGGGCTCCAGTTGAATATATTGTTCTCCCTACTTTTGCTTATGAGCACAAAGTATTTGTTGGTCCATTTTCTAGAAAATTTCCCCGTGCTCAAGTATGGGTAGCACCAAGGCAATGGAGTTGGCCATTGAACTTACCATTGGAATTCTTCGGCATTTTTCGTGCTAAAaccttgaaagatgaaaatttatcTGTTCCATGGGCTGGTGAAATAGAGCAAAAGATTCTAAGCTCGCCAGAAGTTG GAATTGGACCTTATGTGGAGGTAGCTTTCTACCacaaaccttcaaaaacacTATTGGTGACAGATGCTGTTATTTTTGTCCCAAGACAGCCACCTGAGTGTATAAGCAAAGAATCCTTGTTAGCATCTGCAAAAAATGGTTTGGCTGTAAAACTTCTTAGTAAAGGAAAGAAGGTACCCGATGAGCCTGTAGTTGACGACAAAAGGAACCGGCAAAAAG GATGGAAAAGAATGGTTCTACAGATACTGTTTCTTGGTCCATCGAACCTTTTAGAACCTAATGCAAGCTTTGATCAGATGTCACAAAAGTTGATTGTTTCACCTATTGTGAAGACTCTGGTCTTCAGTAAAGTTCCTGAAAAG GTTAGAGAGTGGGTTGATAGCATTTTGCGAGATTGGAGATTCAAGAGAATAATCCCTGCTCACTTTGCTGCTCCGATAAATGCAAGTAGGTCAGATTTCAGGGCTGCATTTGCATTTTTGGATGAGTTTTTGGGAGAAAGTAATGCTGCATGGCCTTCACTTTCCCTTCTCTTCTCATCAATCATGGGAAAAGCAGCCAGCTATTTTCCTCCGGATGACATGAGGACCCTATCATCCCTTGACCAGTTTTTGGTGTCTGTTGGAGCTGTGAAGAAAACTGTTTCAGGCAGGAAAAGGTGA
- the LOC100789388 gene encoding uncharacterized protein — translation MANESGELPVTPEVTESPGVEIRGHSDGKASSGTSVEKVVPNYLRASTGSCHDFCKYGRKHAFDSKERCSIPNRATRKQLHHSSEGSVGGTMMSFARLSASVDSTKPTKMSTVKLKQSVDSKTWISDTSETYKRELPTKSFDSQKETGNEVLVNRNKSSLAKVKPSLLPKSHTSPSARQEISSIKEVRSPSNSTSIKVGTPSKSTSRKVEAPPKSTANKMEAPLKSTSNKVGNPSKSTSKVKASSKRTTNMVKTSSQLSSLKGKEMKLSEKHVNSLNSSSVRRKQISSMNSSEGVGGQRYSKIKTEKEVTSSNSKAASKKLMAPSKALLTPRPSLIRVASINSRKHKSLKIASHLKNQRSARKVEHEEHNNNEVEEKTLYVIKMGSENKTSLSDQNASYDDESYLPQLSSPKSSVSSISKSLSQEDQEESEYTTSEFEQDSFSGNHETECIENEETLAAEKKGKPKKGGVVYSKDNDNQMIKLKFRRGKVVENQTEISSPRRLKFRRARVPREKANVNSNVRKSFERNVACDNSNDATTGPEKVVLRHQDMQEKKDAQGLLNNVIEETASKLVEARKSKVKALVGAFETVISLHEKKPSADTVS, via the coding sequence ATGGCCAATGAAAGTGGTGAATTACCAGTGACCCCAGAAGTTACTGAGTCACCTGGGGTTGAAATAAGAGGACATTCAGATGGCAAGGCTAGTTCTGGAACTAGTGTTGAAAAAGTTGTTCCCAATTATCTCAGAGCTTCCACTGGTTCTTGTcatgatttttgtaaatacGGGAGGAAACATGCATTTGATTCGAAAGAAAGATGTTCTATACCTAATAGAGCTACAAGAAAACAGCTTCACCACAGTTCAGAAGGTAGTGTTGGTGGGACAATGATGTCATTTGCTAGGCTCAGTGCATCTGTGGATTCTACTAAGCCGACAAAGATGTCAACGGTCAAACTCAAACAATCAGTTGATTCCAAGACCTGGATTTCTGATACCTCTGAAACTTACAAGCGGGAACTGCCAACAAAATCATTTGACAGCCAAAAAGAAACAGGGAATGAAGTTCTGGTGAATAGGAACAAATCATCATTGGCCAAGGTCAAACCATCACTCCTTCCAAAGTCCCATACATCTCCATCAGCGAGACAAGAAATTTCATCAATTAAGGAGGTCCGATCCCCATCAAATTCAACTTCCATAAAGGTGGGAACTCCATCAAAATCAACTTCCAGGAAGGTGGAAGCTCCACCAAAATCAACCGCCAATAAAATGGAAGCTCCATTAAAATCAACTTCCAATAAAGTGGGAAATCCATCAAAATCAACCTCCAAGGTCAAAGCTTCATCAAAACGAACTACCAATATGGTGAAAACCTCATCACAGTTATCTTCTCTCAAAGGTAAAGAAATGAAGTTGTCTGAAAAACATGTAAATTCTTTAAATTCAAGCAGTGTCAGAAGGAAGCAAATATCTTCTATGAATTCCTCGGAAGGTGTTGGTGGCCAAAGATATAGTAAGATCAAGACAGAAAAGGAGGTGACCTCCTCCAATTCCAAAGCAGCTTCAAAAAAACTGATGGCACCTTCAAAGGCTTTATTAACCCCCAGACCTTCCCTTATTAGAGTTGCAAGTATAAATTCAAGAAAGCATAAGAGCCTGAAAATTGCTTCTCATCTTAAGAATCAGCGGAGTGCCCGAAAGGTTGAACATGAGGAACACAACAACAACGAGGTAGAGGAAAAGACTTTGTACGTCATCAAGATGGGAAGTGAAAACAAAACTTCGCTATCTGATCAAAATGCAAGCTATGATGATGAATCATACCTTCCTCAGTTGTCATCACCAAAGTCTTCAGTATCCTCAATTTCTAAATCCTTATCCCAAGAAGACCAAGAGGAATCTGAATATACAACTAGTGAATTTGAGCAGGATTCTTTTTCAGGAAACCATGAAACTGAATGCATTGAAAATGAGGAGACATTGGCTGCTGAGAAGAAAGGCAAGCCCAAAAAGGGTGGGGTTGTATATTCCAAAGACAATGACaaccaaatgataaaattaaagttcAGAAGGGGAAAAGTGGTTGAAAATCAAACTGAGATAAGTAGTCCAAGGAGGCTTAAATTTCGGAGAGCAAGAGTGCCGAGGGAGAAAGCCAATGTTAACAGCAATGTCCGTAAAAGCTTTGAAAGAAATGTAGCCTGTGATAACAGCAATGATGCTACAACTGGTCCAGAGAAGGTTGTTTTGAGGCATCAAGACATGCAGGAAAAAAAAGATGCACAGGGATTATTAAATAATGTAATTGAGGAAACAGCAAGTAAACTGGTTGAAGCTCGCAAGAGCAAGGTTAAAGCATTGGTTGGTGCCTTTGAAACCGTGATCTCTCTTCATGAGAAAAAACCTTCTGCAGACACAGTCAGTTGA